A genomic stretch from Kwoniella europaea PYCC6329 chromosome 2, complete sequence includes:
- a CDS encoding 26S protease regulatory subunit 6A-B has translation MSAPASDPPPPPQSPGSGDNKPEEVAVSTSNGENQDTNPSADAPAAAEDVQMEEEKTKEDDLEDIPEGVLSSDTADIKMQTRMIDNEIKMMRQESLRLGHEREQMTDKIGDNMTKIKQNKVLPYLVSKVVEILDVDAEEQEGAAHNEQNAKKSKCAVIKTSTRQTVFLPIIGLVPYEELRPSDLIGVNKDSYLILDKLPAEYDARVKAMEVDERPTETYTDIGGLDKQVEELIEAIVLPMQQADKFKTLGITPPKGCLMYGPPGTGKTLLARACAAQTNACYLKLAGPALVQMYIGDGAKLVRDAFELAKEKAPAIIFIDELDAIGTKRFDSDKSGDREVQRTMLELLNQLDGFSSDSRIKVIAATNRIDILDPALLRSGRLDRKIEFPLPNESARERILQIHSRKLNHHGVNFEELARSTEDMNGAQLKAVCVEAGMLALRQNATQLSHEHFHGGILEVQARKAKEHHYFA, from the exons ATGTCAGCTCCAGCATCGgatccccctcctccacctcaaaGCCCAGGAAGCGGCGACAATAAGCCAGAGGAAGTAGCTGTGTCCACATCCAACGGAGAGAATCAGGATACCAACCCATCAGCAGACGCACCCGCCGCTGCTGAAGACGTtcagatggaagaagaaaagacgaaagaggatgatttggaagatatACCAGAAGGAGTGCTGAGT TCCGATACCGCTGATATCAAGATGCAAACGCGTATGATCGACAatgagatcaagatgatgaggcaGGAGTCGTTGAGACTGGGACATGAGAGAGAGCAGATGACTGATAAGATTGGTGATAACATGACAAAGATCAAGCAAAACAAGGTGCTACCTTATCTGGTATCGAAagtggttgag ATTCTAGACGTTGATGCCGAAGAACAAGAGGGAGCCGCTCATAACGAGCAAAATGCTAAGAAATCCAAATGCGCTGTGATTAAGACATCAACCAGACAA ACCGTTTTCTTACCCATCATTGGTCTTGTTCCTTACGAAGAATTACGTCCAAGTGACTTGATCGGTGTCAACAAGGACTCATATCTCATTCTCGACAAATTACCTGCTGAATATGATGCACGAGTCAAGGcgatggaagttgatgagagaCCAACGGAGACTTACACCGATATTGGTGGTTTAGACAAACAGGTTGAAGAGTTGATTGAAGCTAT TGTATTGCCTATGCAACAGGCTGATAAATTCAAGACCCTCGGTATCACCCCACCCAAAGGTTGTTTGATGTATGGTCCTCCTG GTACCGGTAAAACCCTTCTTGCTCGAGCCTGTGCTGCTCAAACAAATGCATGTTACCTCAAACTTGCTGGTCCCGCTCTTGtacag ATGTATATCGGTGATGGTGCCAAATTAGTCAGAGACGCCTTCGAATTAGCCAAAGAGAAAGCTCCTGCTATCATTTTCATCGATGAGTTGGATGCTATCGGTACAAAGCGATTTGATAGTGATAAGTCGGGTGATCGAGAAGTACAGAGGACGATGTTGGAGCTGTTGAATCAGCTGGATGGTTTCTCCAGTGACAGTCGGATCAAG GTCATTGCTGCTACGAATCGAATTGATATCCTCGATCCTGCTCTTCTCCGATCAGGTCGATTAGATCGAAAGATTGAGTTCCCCTTACCTAACGAATCAGCCAGAGAACGTATCTTGCAGATCCACTCTAGAAAGCTCAACCATCACGGTGTCAA CTTCGAGGAGCTGGCAAGATCAACAGAAGATATGAATGGTGCTCAGCTCAAGGCGGTATGTGTAGAAGCGGGAATG TTGGCGTTACGTCAAAATGCTACCCAGTTGTCTCACGAACACTTCCATGGAGGTATCCTCGAAGTACAAGCTCGTAAAGCCAAGGAGCACCAC TACTTCGCATAA